The following DNA comes from Maylandia zebra isolate NMK-2024a linkage group LG6, Mzebra_GT3a, whole genome shotgun sequence.
AAAAGTAACATACAGTGTAAGAAATCACATTGCAAGGCTGTTTATGGGACTGTTTTAATATTCACATTTTCTGTTTACTGTAGTTCAATGAAGAGCACTGACTATAAGAAATTACTGTCTACAGGAAGCATGCTGCTTAAAGCAAAACTCGGAGGTGTGCAGAAATTTGTTAGAGTATCTGAGCCAAGCCTTAAGGAGTTTTTGATTGCCGGTAAGAAACCAACATTGTATTAAAAAGGTGTACAAGAGGCTTTAAGTTCTTTTTGTTATTTAGTCTCTTCAAACTGCATTTTATGATTAATTGAAAATGATCTGTGTTTTGGAAGCATCTTAGTTATGAATGTATATTTAGTGGGGGGGAAAACTGCATAATGTGAGTGTCACTCCTTTTAATCTACCACTTATCAAGCATGTTAGTGGCGCTTAATAATTTAGCCTTTGTTTATCTGACTCATTTTTGAAAGAGTATCTTGAAATGATCTTTATTTTAAGCtacaaaacattaaatgtcATGTCTTTTTGTTTACACAAACTTGTGTGCTTGTTTCCAGCATTTGCAAAGTTTGGTGCGCCAGCCGTAACAGAAGGAGTGAAAGTTTTTGATAGTTCAGGGACTGAGTTGGATGAGGATGTTTTTGAGGATATAGTAACAGATCCCTCAACCGGGGTACTAACCATCAAATATGAAACAGGTTTGTTTGAGTGATTTGTGTTTCAttggatgtctttttttttttttgtgtcattATTACATTGTTTAATCAAAGAGTGTATAAAATGAGTCTATGGAGGGACCATGTAAACTAATTTGTTTTGCTCCTATTTTTAAGGTCTGGAAACATCTGTTGCAGAAGTGTCTCCTGAGCGGTTCCAGTTATCATCGCCACATTCATCAGATTCACAGGATACGGTCATCCTTTCAGACAGCCCTTTGAGGAAACGTCAGAAGCTGGATGCAGAAGCTAAGCAAGTAAGAGTTAACAGATTTCCACATTCTTCTAATagtgtcttttttgtttgtagTTTAAGTGTTCTGAACTGTAGTGGTTATATCAACATGTagaatgtttttattgtgttttccaGTTGGTGGAATCCATTCTCACAAGCAAACCTGGTGGAGAACGTATAATAAATGAGTACAATCGGACCAAGTCCCTGGTGGATGAAACCAGAAGAAAAATGGTCAACATACTGGTAGCTgacatgacagaaaaaaatgggTAATTTATTTCTGGCCCTGTGATTTTTACTatcattttcaaattattttaaatctCTATTAATTCCAGCGAAGCTGACTAGTTCTTTTCCTTTTGATCTTGCAGTACATCACCACCACGGCAGGTAAAAGAAATGTATGCCAGAGGAATTGTAACCTTTTTCCCTTACCTCAGTGACCCGTACTCAAAAAATGGCTATGTAAGTAGCTAACAGCAATAACTGATACAACtaaaatcaaaattttaaatccTGCCAAAATGTATGTCCTTATCAACTGTTCATGGTCACATAACTTACTGataaattaataaacaaaatgtctGTATATGTCACTCTCCAAGGAACATTATTATGATGGCGAGAGTGGCACTGGGTACTTGGCCTGGAGGATTAAAACCATACAGAGATGCACTGCTAAAGAGAGGCGATTAACATCTGGAGGTAACACTTATAATTCAGTGGAAACGTATAATACAGTTCCAAATTGTGGTTCTGTATTAATAATGGTTATCAAATGTTATTATTAGTTTTGATAAAGTTGTATTTCATATTGTCTAGCACCAGGAGATGGATCATCGGGTGAAGACCAGTGTGGTGGACCAACTGTCAGACGAGAGTTGCAGTTTGTTACAGAGAACGTGCTGAGTGAGGATGAGTGCAAGGAAGCAATCTCTCTGATGAAACATTCAGCTGATGAAGACACAgtcaagaagaagatgaagtTGACATTTGTTTATCGACACAACATGGTCCTTGACCCCCTGCTGTCAAGCAACATACTGTCTGTGTTTCCACGTTTCAAAGATATCAAAGGCTTGGTGAATATTTTTCATTACGTTGACaatgtaaacacattttatttttttttgcagatagCAGATATAATTCTCTGTTCTCTATCCCTGTTACAGATCGAACAGGATTTTGTACTGATGTTTGGTGAGGATGTATCAGGCAGGTTGCTGGAGAGGTGGCCAACAACATTCAAAAGATAGATTATCCAACAAGGCAGAAAGCTTCCTTCTACCAGTGACCTGGAAGAACTCTTGCTGGCAGCTGACTCTCCTGAGGATGCCACTGAAGTTAATGCTGACATTGGTGAGCTGTTATTTCTTTAATTAGAACATTCACAGGATATATAATGTTTGTCACAGAACAGCTGTCCTTTTGTATTTTGGGTCTACTCAAACATTTTGTCAATGCAGATGCATTGAAATTTGTTATTGATGAGGATGattcaactttattaaaaacaaatatattttttcaggCTGGGACAGTGACCTCTCAGCGATTCTATTGCTATTACATTTGATTCCACCATCTGGTCAGGGTCGGAAGAGACCAGGAAAGGTGTCAGCTTCTCAAGCAGAAAGGCATCTTGTGGTCTTCAAGaaggtttgtttcttttctatttttatggTATGAATTACCAGTTTAAGAAACACTTGATTCTTATTGCCTGTCTGTATTTGTCTTTTCAGACTGGAACAAATATCCAAGAGCACCTTGATGCCATCACTACCAGCACTCAACCCTACCTCCTGGCTGTTGGGGTGAAAAAGCATGACATCCACCAGTTCTTCATTATTCTTGACAAGAATGCCATACCATGCAAGTCTACCTCTTCACTTGGTGCTTTTGATGAACTGTTTAAAGCACATTTTGTGTTTGGCACATCTTACAACACCATGCTTCACAACATGTACACGTTCATCCAAACCACTGTGTACAATATAGATGTTGGCAAAATCAAAGAAAGTCCCAGAGTTGCTGAAATAAGGACAAGGTTGCTTCGTTAGGGCTTGAAGGTTAATTCTCCATCATGAAGTGTTTTGTCTGTCAAGCTGAGTTTACTGGTTCAAACATGCTTGTTAGGCATTTACGGTTAGTCCATGGTTACTTACCTGGAAGAAACCTTCGCCTTAAATGTGCCCAGCGTGACTGTGGCTGTGTGTTTAGCACTTTTTCAggttttagaaaacatttaaataccaAACACCTTAACTATTTCGACCAACAGGCTGACACTGATGTTAATTTACAGCCTGATGTGGCAGTTAAAGAAGTTAGCACTACAGGGCAGGTGGTGTCAACTAATGTAGAAGAAACACCCACAACATCTGAAATGTTGAAAAGTTCAAATAAGAGCACTTTGGATATGTGTGCCTCTACTGTTGCACAGCTCAGGGCAGCTGGATTAAGCCAATCTACTGTGAATAGTTTTGTCTCCTCAATGAAGGAAGTGTTTTTTGAGATTCATACTCAGGCTAAAGATGCAGCTTTACAGAGCTTACCTTCACAGGACACTTCAAGTAAAAAGAAATTAGAGCAGTCATTCAAAAACTTTGAAAACCCATTCACACTGTTAAATTCAGAAGCTAAACGAAATAGGCACTTTAAACAAAAATGGGCAACTGTTGAACCTGTTGAAATGGTGCTTGGCACAAGATTTGACAGTAGAAGAAACAAGATCACAGGGACTTTTGATCAAGTCATTGTAACCGATAGGTTTGCATATGTTCCTATTTTGGAAACACTGAAAACTATCTTTCAAAACCACCATGTTGTCGACATGTTCAAGTCGAGGAATATGTCCAGAGAAGGTGTGTATGCAGACTTAATCGATGCTGCCTATGTTAAAAGATGTCCCCTATTTTCTGCAGAAAAAGATGCCTTACAAATTCAACTGTTTTATGATGACTTTGAAACTGCAAATCCCCTGGGCTCTAAAAAGGGTGTACATAAATTAGGTGCAATATACTTTACACTAAGGAATTTTCCTCCAATCTTTAATTCGTTGTTGGTCAATATTCATTTGTGTGCTCTTTTTCATGCACAAGACTCAAAGCGTTATGGCTTTAATTCAATCCTTGAGCCACTTGTCAATGATCTGAAAGTTCTTGAGACAGAGGGACTGAAACTTCCCATGTTTAAACACTTGGTTCATGGCACTGTAATCCAGGTCACTGGGGACAATCTTGGCTTGCATAGTCTGTTTGGGTTTGTGGAGTCATTTGCAGCTCGATATTGTTGTCGTTTTTGTCTGCTTGAGAAGGATTGTTTTCAAAGTGTGTTCTGTGAAGATGATTCTGGTGTTGCACTAAGAACTCTTGATATGCATAAGCAGCACTGTGAAAGTGTACAAAGAGATCCTACGCTACCTCATGTATGTGGTGTGAAACGCACTTGTCTCTTGAATTCACTTAAATATTTCAACACAGCCAACAATTTTTCTGTAGATATCATGCATGACATTTTGGAGGGAGTGGCTCAGTTAGAGGTGAAACTTGTGCTGCAGTACATTCAGGAGAACTTCCTAAGTGCTGAACAACTTGCTGGTAGAATACATGCCTTTTACTATGGCTTCAATCAGCAGCGAAATCGCCCACCAAGGGTAAAGTTGTTTGATGGCAGTAATGATTTAGGACTAAATGCAATTCAATCTTGGTGCTTATTGCGTAATGTACCTTTGATGTTTGGCGATTTGGTACAGGTGGGTGATAGCTACTGGCATCTTCTACTTCTGCTTCTACAAATTGTCAATATTGTGTTTTCACCAGTGCTGTCAGAAGGTATGACCATCTacctcaaacatttaattattgaTCATCATCAGCTCTTTAAGCAGTTATTTCCTACACTCAGTCTCCTACCAAAGCATCACTTCATGATACATTACCCTCGCAGTATACGAAATATTGGCCCAATTCTGCACATGTGGTGCATGCGTTACGAAGCCAAACATAACTTCTTTAAGAAGCaattaaaaagctttaaaaacattACAATGACATTGGCCAAGAAACACCAAAGTTGTATGGCCATGTATTGGGAGTCTTTTAGCCTCGAAAGATTAGCTTTAGGACCAGGAAAGATGGTGACACTTGGAGAGCTGAAAGAAGGTCCAGAAATTGCTTTAAAATTTGGAGCTGCGTTGTCTACCAGTGTTTTTTCAGCTAAGTGGATAAAACATCATGGTACAGAGTACCGCCCTGACTTTATCATCTGTACAGAGGTAGTGTCTGAGATTCCAGTGTTTTATAAGATCAAAAGTATTGTTGTGAAAGATGACATTGCATTGCTCTGTGGAAAACTGATGGAAACCCTGTGTTTTGATGACCATTATCATGCATTTAAGGTCAGAATGCACCCCAATATGGTGCTGAAGGTGTTGAACATAAAAGAGCTGTGTTACTTCAAACCATTTGATCTTCAAATGAAGTATGGCACTTCTGATTCCTCCCTGTATGTGGTTCCATATTGTCATTTTATGCCGAACTAAATTCattgttttaaagtgttttatgactgtttttgtgtgtgtagtgtTTTATGTACACCACATGagatgttttaatattttgagCCTGacatcaaaataaagctgttaaaCGTATTATCTAGTTGTGGTTTTTGCTtacttgttttatattttaaagcatTATTAGAAACCAGGTTTTCATGCTGGAAGAGGAAGAGTTTTAGTAACACTACTTGgtgtaaaattaatttaaaattttactCTATGAGAGCTAATTTTTCACAAGAAAAAGTGTACGAATAACACAGTATAGAGTAACATCAACTCTCATCAGAGTTATTTGAACCCCCAGTGTTAACTTGAAATAACTCAATTCAGTGTTAAAAATCAGTGGAATTTTACTCAAATAGAGTTAATTTATCACTATGTTAGAGTAAATAATATGACACTACTAGTAGTGTTAGGTTCATTTAACACTCTGCGGTGTTACTCAGTGTTAAATTTTTACTCTatttagagttaattttactctaaaatTTTAACACTATAGAAAGAGTTGATTTAACACCAATTCCGAATGGGACCAAATAGACTCGGGACCAGTGTTAAATTTAactctttaagtgttattttaacACTCCGAATTTTACTGTGCATctagttgttttttcctgtgtaataatattcaacattgctatcaatacatttttcaaaaaaatgcctctctgtgcaaaatgtgttcaaaaacataaacagctgtaggatcctgtttgtctgtgatttggagagcccagcgctgctcccgacgaagggaaaatctgcagggagacctacctcatgttgcgaaatcagttttaccccggttctttttattcctcgagcatccagagatggcaccggactcagtagtcattttcacaaaacctttattcatctttactcATCTTCATTTATCTTTACTCTTCTTCATTTATcctcatttaagcatgcatcttctagaagggaagacgaggccggtgtccctctccaaatcttcacccctttgttcgttacagccagctttatagaggcgtccccatcataaaaccccccacggtgtgctgcaaactctgtgtctgtatctatgtgcacgagcacatgaatgcctacatgtgcgctttcccacgtgtctatgtgagtgctcgtgtgtgactgtgtacgcatacctgtgtgtatgtgtgagtgcacatgagtgagtgtgcgtgtggatgtgtgtgcgtgacagttaaaacactgtgggtgtaggtgACTCCCTAGAGGTCATAAAACCCATCTCCCTTCCAGACCACAGTTATCCAGTTACAAATGTTGAGACCCCCACCCAAACATTCTCTGGGAAATTTCCACTCAGCATTAActcttctctgttttactttcacagttcaagtgggggaggggtctcctacaatctactcctaagttcaTGACACAGTGAGGCCTTTATTATATTGAGGGCAGTGTCTCTACAATAGTTCTACATTCtatgttaacacatttctaaactctaaaatcAGCTAAACACTCCTACACCcagcacttgtgcaggtgaagccaaagggcagatttgcttcaccatattttctagtctgtGGCTTAGAatgcttcatctcctcctttgcgttttgtgtgggagccccgtgctagcagtgtccaagcattgtttttgttttttcccttttcataccgcgccccccctgcaatggctcccCCGTGGGGGGCGggcccacactttgggaaggtctgtgtTAATTCATCTggttttgtctgtgaaggttctcagtcatccaggtcatcgtagtcaaaggagcttgcaaagaaaagtgtctggacttctttaagttgcttgaagaactgaagaagcttctcggatgagaggtgaaacgtcttcaagcaacttaaagaagtccagacgcttttctttgcaagctcctttgacttatCTGGTTTTGCTTAccttgtctcgttagccctgatttttcccagctgtgtttccctcctgtatcccattccctgattgctccctctgtgtatttaagccctgtgtttctcttgtCTGTGTTGTGATCACCCACATCCCACACTGTGCCAACCTTCCCGTTCACTCTAGCTATCTTTCTGCCACAAATCACCCCCTCCACTCATCTCCACCCTGGCTCTTTCTTTTGTGAACTGTGAATTGTTACGCATGGTTagccccaggtatttaaactcatccatCTTCTCTGCTCCTTGGatctttactgttttttttttttttttgcctgtcccgtttggctcttttgccatcagatttattgtctaaaggtgaagaaagatgcccaacggatttactttaccaaatagaccatcccagccttgccataatggtccatttgattcaccttttattgtttattttattttttattttcacttgctgaatacgggacagacttgactgagGAAAAgagaagggagaaagaaagagggaaagaaaaacagcagataagataaagggcaaaaaacaaaaactaacaaaataagcagacaaaaaaatccatataacaatcacctggatcacctgttgagaatgaaaaaagaaaacaagcagaagagaacaagagtaatagaataaacaacatcacaatgatatatgggaatatgacagtaaatactaaatattaaacattattgtgcagcacataagatcaacagcacacagtgtgctttgaggtaggagccaaaaagggtgtagtttgtgggtgtgatcacccgtgtgtatacctgtgagcatggacgcgcttgtttttttttttttaaaggttccttcatgtaatgatctgctagggaatgtgggggggccacagccccgtcctccagggcatgaagcaggtatggaggagatcaaaactccagacatccagaggcccccagaacacaagagaccaaggaagaccaacagaggggcagccgtgccactgtcccagaaagagctgaggagagtcccagatgagggctcactcagcagccgcggagcagaagccagggggagttgcagtgacgcgcccgtgagctccgccggcagccagccgtgcctgagtgaccgagccccaggccgagaggccgggggcaccccacctccgaagtggcccgagcgagccccaggctccaggccccgataagcggccaccaaggaatgagccggtgtgtacctggacgcccatccccggacacaaagaaccaccaacgcaccgatgtctgagggcgtccgccactggcaggggaagtggtggtggggggagatagacctccataccttggagggcctgagatgtccccagagaggtggcgtctgatacccaacctgacatatagacacagacatacaggcacacacagatacaaacatccattcccaccctcatgctctcatatgcacttactccacactcaaccaacgtggagacagacatagagagacacgccctaagcctgtccctacacccacaccaatcacaacagcgaaggtgggaccaaactatgaccccccccatccacactaggtgatggagctgatcaaaggagcccagagcaattgatctgatgtggtggcagaggctgtatcaagactagtgtaatctaatagataatttctatattggttagaattaagattatttttatttttccagttcatgaggacagttttcttggctatgcatagggcagtgaaaaccatatgggcgatattcttttctgaagtgacattatctaagctgcccaacaaacacactaagggggaagttggaatgttacatttcagacactttgataagtcttcacatatctcgcgccaaaacttctgaactggtggacagaaccaaagagcgtggatataattgtccggtgaattggtttggcagtgtgagcagttgttggtagacgtaaagcccatcttgaacatccgatgacctgtatagtgcactctatgtaatattttgtattgaattaattgaagactggga
Coding sequences within:
- the LOC106676865 gene encoding uncharacterized protein LOC106676865 isoform X2, translating into MKSTDYKKLLSTGSMLLKAKLGGVQKFVRVSEPSLKEFLIAAFAKFGAPAVTEGVKVFDSSGTELDEDVFEDIVTDPSTGVLTIKYETGLETSVAEVSPERFQLSSPHSSDSQDTVILSDSPLRKRQKLDAEAKQLVESILTSKPGGERIINEYNRTKSLVDETRRKMVNILVADMTEKNGTSPPRQVKEMYARGIVTFFPYLSDPYSKNGYEHYYDGESGTGYLAWRIKTIQRCTAKERRLTSGAPGDGSSGEDQCGGPTVRRELQFVTENVLSEDECKEAISLMKHSADEDTVKKKMKLTFVYRHNMVLDPLLSSNILSVFPRFKDIKGLIEQDFVLMFGEDVSGRLLERWPTTFKR
- the LOC106676865 gene encoding uncharacterized protein LOC106676865 isoform X1 → MNCRMADIQINSILSLSAGLHTVTVPPFTKAEASQCDCFTHSKFPSVKSAVLKCIYSNRVIITTAGAKRPPVWVMIPGVKRDSVNVTLESSSHHRLVFKPRGFFTTPFSSHQLQGSMLLKAKLGGVQKFVRVSEPSLKEFLIAAFAKFGAPAVTEGVKVFDSSGTELDEDVFEDIVTDPSTGVLTIKYETGLETSVAEVSPERFQLSSPHSSDSQDTVILSDSPLRKRQKLDAEAKQLVESILTSKPGGERIINEYNRTKSLVDETRRKMVNILVADMTEKNGTSPPRQVKEMYARGIVTFFPYLSDPYSKNGYEHYYDGESGTGYLAWRIKTIQRCTAKERRLTSGAPGDGSSGEDQCGGPTVRRELQFVTENVLSEDECKEAISLMKHSADEDTVKKKMKLTFVYRHNMVLDPLLSSNILSVFPRFKDIKGLIEQDFVLMFGEDVSGRLLERWPTTFKR